In a single window of the Planctomycetia bacterium genome:
- a CDS encoding sigma-54-dependent Fis family transcriptional regulator, producing MTRVLIVEDERVLAKNVREKLVAHGYEARVAHSGKEALAESAQFLPELVLLDLCLPDTDGLDILPQLKAESPFVNVIVVTAHGNERIAVDAMKAGATEYLTKPVELDELLLVMARIVERQQTTDNLTFLKSREEESSGLDRIIGESAPIRVLKENIRRLTRGDVLSLPDPPTVLFTGETGTGKDLAARAIHYQGPRRGKPFIQVNCTALPATLFESELFGHMKGSFTSATQAKRGLFDVAQGGSIFLDEIGHMELEMQAKLLHAIESREIRPLGGTQTRKINVHIIAATNRNLEEAVEQGEFRRDLYHRLRVVEIALPPLRERLSDIPLLTSHFLALHCNRFGMKPRRLSPEAIAALEQYEWRGNIRELSHTLESALLQADCEVLDPMHLPLSSREKPGGAHVEIPNGLVLRLEFDNACPTLEEIEHRILVATFEHTGQNLSRTARILGITREAVRYRLNKLAEATGAAQQVIDHAS from the coding sequence ACGCGAAAAGCTGGTTGCGCATGGCTATGAAGCCCGAGTAGCGCATAGCGGTAAGGAAGCGCTCGCGGAGAGCGCCCAGTTTCTTCCGGAGCTGGTGCTGCTGGATCTGTGCCTGCCCGATACGGACGGCCTGGATATTCTGCCGCAGCTCAAGGCGGAGTCGCCATTCGTCAATGTCATCGTCGTCACCGCCCATGGCAATGAGCGCATCGCCGTCGATGCGATGAAGGCCGGGGCGACCGAGTACCTTACAAAGCCGGTCGAGCTTGATGAACTCCTGCTCGTCATGGCCCGAATCGTCGAGCGACAACAAACCACCGACAACCTCACCTTCCTGAAGAGTCGCGAAGAAGAATCCAGCGGCCTCGACCGGATCATCGGCGAGTCCGCCCCGATTCGCGTGCTGAAGGAGAACATCCGAAGGCTGACGCGCGGCGATGTCCTGAGTCTGCCCGATCCGCCGACCGTTCTGTTTACCGGCGAGACCGGCACCGGCAAGGACTTGGCAGCGCGGGCGATCCACTATCAGGGGCCTCGGCGGGGCAAACCGTTTATACAGGTAAACTGCACCGCGCTACCGGCAACGCTGTTTGAATCTGAGCTGTTCGGCCACATGAAGGGTTCCTTCACCAGCGCCACGCAGGCGAAGCGAGGCCTGTTCGATGTCGCCCAGGGCGGATCAATCTTTCTCGATGAGATCGGGCACATGGAGCTCGAAATGCAGGCCAAGCTGCTTCATGCAATCGAAAGCCGTGAAATACGCCCGCTCGGGGGCACCCAAACTCGCAAGATAAATGTTCACATCATCGCGGCGACGAACCGCAATCTCGAGGAGGCGGTCGAGCAGGGGGAGTTCCGTCGCGACCTTTACCACAGATTGCGAGTCGTTGAGATTGCACTGCCTCCTCTCCGGGAGAGACTGTCGGACATTCCGCTCCTGACCTCACATTTTCTTGCCCTTCACTGCAACCGATTCGGAATGAAGCCCCGGCGGCTGTCTCCGGAGGCAATCGCGGCGCTGGAGCAGTATGAATGGCGGGGCAACATTCGAGAGCTGTCGCATACCCTTGAGAGTGCACTGCTGCAGGCGGATTGCGAAGTGCTCGACCCGATGCACTTGCCGTTGTCGTCGCGCGAAAAGCCCGGCGGCGCTCACGTTGAGATTCCAAACGGCCTCGTCCTGCGGCTTGAGTTTGACAATGCCTGCCCAACGCTCGAGGAAATCGAACACAGAATCCTCGTCGCGACATTCGAGCACACCGGGCAGAACCTGAGCCGCACAGCGCGGATTCTGGGCATCACGCGGGAAGCGGTA